One Lucilia cuprina isolate Lc7/37 chromosome 4, ASM2204524v1, whole genome shotgun sequence DNA segment encodes these proteins:
- the LOC111690677 gene encoding myosin regulatory light chain 2: protein MADEKKKVKKKKTKEEGGASETASETVSEAATPAPAATPAPASTTGSKRASGGSRGSRKSKRAGSSVFSVFSQKQIAEFKEAFQLMDADKDGIIGKNDLRAAFDSVGKIAADKELDAMLGEASGPINFTQLLTLFANRMASSGANDEDEVVIAAFKTFDNDGLIDGDKFREMLMNFGDKFTMKEVDDAFDQMVIDDKNQIDTAALIAMLTGKEEEEEGEEAA from the exons ATG GCCGATGAGAAGAAGAAGGTTAAGAAGAAGAAGACCAAGGAAGAAGGTGGCGCTTCGGAAACCGCATCCGAAACTGTCTCTGAGGCAGCAACCCCTGCCCCAGCTGCTACCCCAGCACCCGCCTCCACTACTGGCTCCAAGAGAGCTTCCGGTGGTAGCCGTGGCTCCAGAAAATCTAAGCGCGCTGGTTCCTCCGTCTTCTCTGTTTTCTCCCAAAAACAAATTGCTGAATTCAAAGAA gcCTTCCAACTTATGGATGCTGACAAGGATGGTATCATTGGCAAGAACGATTTGCGTGCCGCTTTCGATTCCGTAGGCAAAATTGCTGCCGATAAGGAATTGGACGCTATGTTGGGCGAAGCCTCTGGTCCCATCAACTTCACCCAATTGTTAACCTTGTTCGCCAACCGCATGGCCAGCTCTGGTGCTAACGATGAAGATGAAGTTGTCATTGCTGCTTTCAAAACATTCGACAATGATGGTCTCATCGATGGTGACAAATTCCGTGAAATGCTCATGAACTTCGGTGACAAATTCACCATGAAGGAAGTCGATGATGCTTTCGATCAAATGGTTATCGATGATAAGAACCAAATCGATACCGCTGCTTTGATCGCTATGCTCACCGGTAAGGAGGAAGAAGAAGAAGGTGAAGAAGCCGCCTAA
- the LOC111690685 gene encoding uncharacterized protein LOC111690685, with translation MLNKQNYLNLKLLLLVLFNIASQVTGQQLIAYISQHGLHGEITFRQVNSSHVEINADLETTLQYPDQVWSWSVRKFPVDYTNTDTNERCELERLGDVVVTFDDDLEYLILPGNETTTWWREMQLIGDKGIWGKSLVLTEVSRNVRVCATITTIQMNVEHMAEARFNTPIAGSVYFRWLAPTDGSLGDTLIYSDLYHIQSQPANMFSTKPMTTHHWKIYVTDIFKYDHHRTEDNCNFLQLVFDPSGEGDGHGIGDLDSRLGKIRVAKNALKVPQRVVFRDEKLALLPSDLTIPHRTLYLVLFDDQHPENYLACTKIRDVKQLNYKTFINHEGIKGEITMTQRSKFDPTFLNFSINTAGEHAQHIARKFAEDVAAFRIHTLPPVPLKMGKPDYCDSTGALYNPREIEKSQIPPAGYGTQDQYPVGEVSGKLQSRNKKYYHHSFLPGTSSELNGLYWDVFLPLQGLDSIAYRSLMIYHYNRTNLENITEQVWSCGTINQYQKNGYQKQMFTAQVLFRYPIVGRVLFRQPAEEPWQDTTVIFEYMIHADGSTQNNTFSHRWAIHSSAPGKDFYDWQNRCISTGNVFNPYKVDWGNRSVDDFCSPRLPAMCRIGALDTRIGTLSIAGSKRNAQEISRLIFTDTNLPLSGRHSILGKSLVIYDDFGPKARGERLACSIIIGHYKRKVVAKDWYANGDELTVSGKVEITQQSEYDISNIEVQFKGLDQTSGYHIHMTPVEANLAFPCEASTLYGHFNPYGINPKQSPPPRQGSTEQYEMGDLSGKFGTLDSLTQYEDAFNDTNLPLFGINSVIGRSVVIHKKKRNARWACSTLERGYAPSEGRELRAIASFHHPTGYAYGYIKMTQLVHNDGSQSDTVIEVKLRHPGKNDRNMTHNHNWQIFVNPVGVDAAVKPTNTRCVAGGYVWNPYFTQLADPLNRDLYERECGPDNPLRCYVGDVGARLGTIDLGGERRVYTDSNFPLERPVGAIGRSIVIFGPDFSGERFACANIEPDHNVFKYVNLQKPPRFVVAQFLEELRSVMGIPEWMLDVDARKTKELHGGSCIQMIIHFKGPIAHRLELDMSRLIAAGRLDAPSLYIPGYVNTKRKATISYRTCGVRDINEKRNKSFKGGSNSAGNIQQPAKLLILFVFSCLSVYLRKLL, from the exons atgttaaataaacaaaattatttaaatttaaagctaTTGTTGTTGGTATTATTCAATATTGCATCACAAGTTACGG gcCAACAATTAATTGCTTATATATCACAACATGGTCTACATGGCGAAATAACATTTCGTCAAGTCAACTCTAGTCATGTAGAAATTAATGCCGATCTTGAAACTACACTTCAGTATCCAGATCAGGTTTGGAGTTGGTCGGTACGCAAGTTTCCCGTCGATTACACTAACACCGATACAAATGAACGTTGTGAACTCGAACGTTTAGGTGATGTTGTGGTGACTTTTGATGATGATTTAGAGTATTTAATATTACCCGGTAATGAGACCACTACATGGTGGAGAGAAATGCAATTGATTG GCGACAAAGGTATTTGGGGTAAATCCTTAGTACTCACCGAAGTGTCACGAAATGTTCGTGTTTGTGCCACCATCACAACCATACAAATGAATGTGGAGCACATGGCTGAGGCGCGTTTTAACACACCTATAGCAGGTTCAGTCTATTTTCGTTGGTTAGCACCCACCGACGGTTCTTTGGGCGATACGTTAATTTACTCCGATCTATATCACATTCAATCGCAACCGGCAAATATGTTTAGCACAAAACCAATGACTACACATCATTGGAAAATATATGTCACTGATATCTTCAAATATGATCATCATCGTACCGAAGATAATTGTAATTTTCTACAATTAGTTTTCGATCCCAGCGGTGAGGGTGACGGACATGGTATTGGTGATTTGGATAGTCGTTTGGGTAAAATACGTGTGGCAAAGAATGCTTTAAAAGTACCCCAAAGAGTCGTATTTCGAGATGAAAAGTTGGCTTTACTGCCTTCGGATTTGACAATACCGCATCGTACTTTGTATTTGGTTTTGTTCGACGATCAACATCCGGAAAACTATTTGGCCTGTACGAAGATTAGAGATGTTAAACAATTGAATtataa AACTTTTATCAATCATGAGGGCATTAAAGGAGAAATTACCATGACTCAACGTTCCAAATTTGATCCAACCTTccttaacttttctataaacacAGCCGGGGAACATGCTCAACATATAGCGCGAAAATTTGCCGAAGATGTAGCTGCTTTTCGTATACATACTTTACCTCCAGTGCCCCTTAAAATGGGTAAACCGGATTACTGTGATTCTACTGGAGCTCTGTACAATCCCAGAGAAATTGAAAAATCTCAAATACCACCTGCTGGTTATGGTACCCAAGATCAATATCCTGTAGGAGAAGTAAGCGGCAAATTACAGAGTCGCAATAAAAAGTATTATCATCACTCATTTTTGCCGGGCACCAGTTCAGAACTAAATGGTTTATATTGGGATGTTTTTCTACCTCTACAAGGTTTAGATAGCATAGCCTATCGTAGTTTAATGATATATCATTACAATCGCACTAATTTGGAGAATATAACCGAGCAAGTATGGAGTTGTGGCACCATAAATCAATATCAAAAGAATGGCTATCAAAAGCAAATGTTTACGGCACAAGTCTTATTCAGATATCCTATAGTTGGTCGGGTACTGTTTCGCCAACCAGCCGAAGAACCTTGGCAGGATACAACAGTGATATTCGAATACATGATACATGCAGATGGTTCTACACAAAATAATACTTTCTCTCATCGTTGGGCAATACATAGTAGCGCCCCCGGTAAAGATTTCTATGATTGGCAAAATCGTTGCATATCAACGGGTAATGTTTTCAATCCGTATAAAGTTGATTGGGGTAATCGTTCAGTGGATGACTTCTGCAGCCCACGATTACCTGCTATGTGCCGTATAGGGGCTTTAGATACACGTATTGGTACTTTGAGTATAGCGGGCAGTAAACGCAATGCCCAGGAAATAAGCCGTTTAATATTTACCGACACAAATTTGCCTCTATCGGGAAGACATAGTATTTTGGGTAAATCCTTGGTGATCTATGATGATTTCGGTCCCAAGGCAAGAGGAGAAAGATTGGCTTGTTCAAT tataattgGCCATTATAAACGAAAAGTTGTGGCTAAAGATTGGTATGCTAATGGTGATGAATTAACTGTCTCGGGAAAAGTGGAGATTACCCAACAATCTGAGTATGATATCAGCAATATCGAAGTACAATTTAAAGGACTGGATCAGACCAGTggttatcatatacatatg aCTCCCGTTGAAGCCAATTTAGCTTTTCCCTGCGAAGCCTCTACTTTATACGGCCACTTCAATCCGTATGGTATTAATCCCAAACAATCTCCCCCGCCACGTCAGGGCAGTACCGAACAATATGAAATGGGTGATTTGAGTGGTAAATTTGGTACCCTTGATTCTCTGACCCAATACGAAGATGCATTCAATGACACCAATTTACCTTTGTTCGGCATTAACAGTGTCATTGGTCGTTCTGTGGTGATTCACAAGAAAAAACGTAATGCTCGTTGGGCCTGTAGTACTCTAGAACGTGGCTATGCTCCTAGTGAAGGTCGAGAATTGCGAGCTATTGCTTCGTTCCATCATCCTACTGGTTATGCTTATGGTTATATTAAAATGACTCAATTGGTTCATAACGATGGCAGTCAATCCGATACAGTAATTGAGGTTAAATTAAGGCACCCGGGTAAAAATGATAGAAACATG acCCATAATCACAATTGGCAGATATTTGTAAATCCAGTAGGTGTCGATGCTGCTGTTAAACCAACAAATACACGTTGTGTTGCCGGTGGTTATGTTTGGAATCCATATTTTACTCAACTGGCGGATCCATTGAAT cGTGATTTATATGAACGTGAATGTGGACCCGATAATCCTTTACGTTGTTATGTTGGTGATGTGGGTGCACGATTGGGAACAATTG ATCTTGGTGGTGAACGCAGAGTTTATACCGATTCAAATTTCCCGCTTGAAAGGCCCGTTGGAGCTATAGGACGTTCTATAGTTATCTTTGGTCCTGACTTTTCTGGAGAAAGATTTGCCTGCGCTAATATTGAACCAGATCATAATGTTttcaaatatgttaatttacaaaaacctcCCAGATTTGTGGT ggCTCAATTTTTGGAGGAACTTAGATCTGTTATGGGCATACCGGAATGGATGTTAGATGTTGATGCTCGCAAGACTAAGGAACTACATGGTGGCAGCTGTATACAAATGATTATACACTTTAAGGGTCCCATAGCTCATCGTTTAGAATTGGATATGTCACGTTTGATTGCGGCTGGTCGTTTAGATGCTCCCAGTCTTTATATACCTGGTTATGTGAATACCAAACGTAAGGCCACCATTTCGTATCGAACATGTGGTGTAAGAGATATTAATGAAAAAC GTAACAAATCATTTAAAGGCGGTAGTAATTCGGCAGGCAACATTCAGCAGCCCGCAAAATTGTTAATACTCTTCGTTTTTAGTTGTCTAAgtgtatatttaagaaaactgttataa
- the LOC111690678 gene encoding uncharacterized protein LOC111690678 isoform X1, whose amino-acid sequence MKLIFIIPILCLVSLAAANISGPYLFWGHEKVINLQPRALVEASENDFSNLFRDVKAIVIFVRNNTKRLDAQQYPKFRQLVKDNAWTYLPQHSLTADPFNYNANIEVINLSGSAEESDSEIVSGYADALSIYGEGEVLGILASREEEAHFISKREAKESEFEEGRSTTSSPPLSEETEESFIYVAGGKKAILYVNYAPELNLTSMNISFVLKEHNKEITFDDQSPKGYGRLNIIFKVGEDKLFMRFNFTLSRGTWSMKAVEIEYNGYKNILPVVGNMYNVPSAPVGFSYRCSSQDLWFTNGTDVLKISDYQVQPWLNGASEFGDVYDCVGFTTAPIWAGVLVSLFLCGILSIGILALMDIKTPNRFESSRNKQLTFTVQE is encoded by the exons atgaaattaatttttatcattCCAATACTATGTTTAGTATCATTGGCTGCAGCTAATATTAGTGGGCCATATTTATTTTGGGGTCATGAAAAAGTCATAAATCTACAGCCGCGTGCATTGGTTGAGGcgtcagaaaatgatttttcaaatttatttcgtGACGTTAAAGCCATAGTGATATTTGTACGTAATAATACTAAACGTTTAGATGCTCAACAATATCCGAAATTTAGACAATTGGTAAAAGATAATGCTTGGACCTATTTGCCACAGCATTCATTAACAGCCGATCCTTTTAACTATAATGCTAATATAGAg gtTATTAATTTAAGTGGTTCCGCTgaagaaagtgattctgaaatTGTTTCGGGTTATGCGGATGCCTTGTCCATTTATGGTGAAGGTGAAGTTTTGGGCATTCTAGCAAGTCGTGAAGAAGAAGCTCATTTCATCTCAAAACGTGAAGCTAAAGAGAGTGAATTTGAAGAAGGTAGAAGTACAACTTCTTCACCTCCTTTAAGTGAAGAAACTGAGGAGAGTTTTATTTATGTAGCTGGAG GCAAAAAAGCCATACTCTATGTTAACTATGCCCCCGAATTGAATCTCACCTCTATGAATATCAGTTTCGTTCTAAAGGAACACAATAAGGAAATAACATTTGACGATCAAAGTCCGAAGGGCTATGGgcgtttaaatattatctttaaAGTGGGCGaagataaattatttatgcGCTTTAATTTCACTTTAAGTCGTGGAACCTGGTCAATGAAAGCCGTTGAAATCGAGTATAACGGTTATAAGAATATTTTACCTGTTGTGGGTAATATGTATAATGTACCATCGGCACCTGTAGGATTTTCATATCGTTGTTCATCACAAGATTTGTGGTTTACTAATGGAACAGATGTATTGAAGATTAGCGATTATCAG GTGCAACCTTGGCTAAATGGTGCCTCTGAATTCGGTGATGTTTACGATTGTGTCGGCTTCACAACAGCACCCATATGGGCTGGCGTTTTAGTCAGTCTATTTCTCTGTGGCATTTTGTCAATAGGTATTTTAGCTCTAATGGATATAAAGACACCAAATCGTTTCGAAAGTTCTCGCAACAAACAATTAACATTTACTGTACAAGAATAA
- the LOC124419718 gene encoding uncharacterized protein LOC124419718 gives MENNTEKEQKQKQRRKDEIGSSSEDELLASSQETVVSPSGSGNERHSTLLPSKSPTNTPQSDAKAGDNSRKKRPKRKSQKDILKARYTKAVFILDKIAKNAANGTPHERDEDDRVKYQAVVDEYQKFLETAPSTSKMAAETERSKRNRSQVEDGKSPKRRKVIEGKTTPGPVAITTTARRPFNEVVKDHLLMALVTEKEGAINPVVTEWGAIESKLTELVMEHLLTNKDDKVPRFDSSEIHRGYRVIKCLDEFSKGFLNKCITKIRDAWVGLSLKLIPAEEIPMRPRARVWLPKMSAEAPKMLECLKRQNPNIHMNDWAIIRTEQGEGHTCLILAITEAGSVELEKVGFRLFFGVRGAKVKVFRPTKSGSEETDEMEAANSLLTGMKLSEPPIKPDNGTKDSAN, from the coding sequence ATGGAAAATAACacagaaaaagaacaaaaacaaaaacaacgaagAAAGGATGAGATTGGATCCTCATCCGAGGATGAACTTCTCGCCTCTAGTCAAGAGACGGTAGTGAGTCCTTCAGGTAGTGGGAATGAAAGACATAGCACTCTCCTACCCTCAAAAAGCCCGACAAATACTCCTCAATCCGACGCCAAGGCTGGCGACAATTCGAGGAAAAAAAGGCCAAAAAGGAAAAGTCAGAAAGACATCCTCAAAGCTAGATATACCAAGGCTGTTTTCATTCTCGACAAGATTGCCAAGAATGCTGCTAATGGTACACCTCATGAACGCGATGAAGATGATCGCGTCAAATATCAAGCTGTGGTGGATGAGTACCAAAAGTTTTTGGAGACCGCACCCAGCACATCCAAAATGGCTGCTGAAACCGAAAGGTCCAAGCGAAACCGCTCACAGGTTGAGGATGGTAAATCGCCAAAAAGGAGGAAGGTAATAGAAGGCAAAACCACTCCGGGACCTGTAGCCATCACGACAACTGCCAGAAGACCATTTAACGAAGTGGTGAAGGACCACCTCCTAATGGCTCTGGTTACTGAAAAAGAAGGGGCCATCAACCCTGTAGTAACAGAATGGGGTGCCATTGAGTCTAAATTAACTGAGCTCGTTATGGAACACTTGCTCACTAACAAAGACGACAAGGTACCCCGTTTTGACTCCAGTGAGATTCACCGGGGATACAGGGTGATCAAATGCCTGGACGAATTCTCAAAGGGGTTCCTCAACAAATGCATCACTAAGATTAGAGATGCATGGGTAGGTTTAAGCCTTAAACTAATCCCTGCTGAGGAAATTCCAATGAGACCTCGTGCAAGAGTTTGGTTACCAAAGATGAGCGCCGAAGCACCCAAGATGTTGGAATGCCTCAAACGGCAGAATCCCAACATACACATGAATGACTGGGCTATCATCCGCACAGAACAAGGCGAAGGGCACACATGTCTAATTCTCGCCATCACAGAAGCTGGCTCCGTTGAGCTGGAGAAGGTGGGCTTTAGGCTGTTCTTTGGGGTGAGGGGCGCCAAAGTAAAGGTGTTCCGGCCGACAAAATCGGGGAGTGAAGAGACGGATGAGATGGAAGCTGCCAACTCTCTGCTCACTGGCATGAAACTCTCCGAGCCACCTATTAAACCTGACAATGGCACTAAAGATAGTGCAAATTAA
- the LOC111690678 gene encoding uncharacterized protein LOC111690678 isoform X2: MKLIFIIPILCLVSLAAANISGPYLFWGHEKVINLQPRALVEASENDFSNLFRDVKAIVIFVRNNTKRLDAQQYPKFRQLVKDNAWTYLPQHSLTADPFNYNANIEVINLSGSAEESDSEIVSGYADALSIYGEGEVLGILASREEEAHFISKREAKESEFEEGRSTTSSPPLSEETEESFIYVAGGKKAILYVNYAPELNLTSMNISFVLKEHNKEITFDDQSPKGYGRLNIIFKVGEDKLFMRFNFTLSRGTWSMKAVEIEYNGYKNILPVVGNMYNVPSAPVGFSYRCSSQDLWFTNGTDVLKISDYQVQPWLNGASEFGDVYDCVGFTTAPIWAGVLVSLFLCGILSIGILALMDIKTPNRFESSRNKQLTFTPKLRSNMFVHMMVSIIKPLLLLVLAVQIFLMQSLFICIVLYIYLCLFYNN; this comes from the exons atgaaattaatttttatcattCCAATACTATGTTTAGTATCATTGGCTGCAGCTAATATTAGTGGGCCATATTTATTTTGGGGTCATGAAAAAGTCATAAATCTACAGCCGCGTGCATTGGTTGAGGcgtcagaaaatgatttttcaaatttatttcgtGACGTTAAAGCCATAGTGATATTTGTACGTAATAATACTAAACGTTTAGATGCTCAACAATATCCGAAATTTAGACAATTGGTAAAAGATAATGCTTGGACCTATTTGCCACAGCATTCATTAACAGCCGATCCTTTTAACTATAATGCTAATATAGAg gtTATTAATTTAAGTGGTTCCGCTgaagaaagtgattctgaaatTGTTTCGGGTTATGCGGATGCCTTGTCCATTTATGGTGAAGGTGAAGTTTTGGGCATTCTAGCAAGTCGTGAAGAAGAAGCTCATTTCATCTCAAAACGTGAAGCTAAAGAGAGTGAATTTGAAGAAGGTAGAAGTACAACTTCTTCACCTCCTTTAAGTGAAGAAACTGAGGAGAGTTTTATTTATGTAGCTGGAG GCAAAAAAGCCATACTCTATGTTAACTATGCCCCCGAATTGAATCTCACCTCTATGAATATCAGTTTCGTTCTAAAGGAACACAATAAGGAAATAACATTTGACGATCAAAGTCCGAAGGGCTATGGgcgtttaaatattatctttaaAGTGGGCGaagataaattatttatgcGCTTTAATTTCACTTTAAGTCGTGGAACCTGGTCAATGAAAGCCGTTGAAATCGAGTATAACGGTTATAAGAATATTTTACCTGTTGTGGGTAATATGTATAATGTACCATCGGCACCTGTAGGATTTTCATATCGTTGTTCATCACAAGATTTGTGGTTTACTAATGGAACAGATGTATTGAAGATTAGCGATTATCAG GTGCAACCTTGGCTAAATGGTGCCTCTGAATTCGGTGATGTTTACGATTGTGTCGGCTTCACAACAGCACCCATATGGGCTGGCGTTTTAGTCAGTCTATTTCTCTGTGGCATTTTGTCAATAGGTATTTTAGCTCTAATGGATATAAAGACACCAAATCGTTTCGAAAGTTCTCGCAACAAACAATTAACATTTACT CCGAAATTAAGATCCAATATGTTTGTTCACATGATGGTGAGCATTATAAAACCTTTACTATTATTGGTTTTGGCCGTGCAAATATTTCTTATgcaatcattatttatttgcattgttttgtatatttatttatgtttattttataataattaa